The following are encoded in a window of Haloprofundus salilacus genomic DNA:
- a CDS encoding flavodoxin domain-containing protein, with translation MAHILTVYATGEGQTAKIAERIDAEFRDRGHETTTVNVKEIDADFNIDDFDAVLVGASIHMGKQQKAVRKFAKANRDALATKLNGFFQVSGSSGAGTEEGAAEAARYVDEFIEATDWHPDRIGLFGGALRFSEYGFLMRALVKFVARTDSSGTNPLADVEYTDWEEVEMFADEFATFVEQRFGETAEAS, from the coding sequence ATGGCACACATCCTCACTGTGTACGCGACTGGTGAGGGACAGACCGCAAAAATAGCCGAGCGCATCGACGCTGAATTCAGAGACCGCGGCCACGAGACGACGACGGTGAACGTAAAGGAGATTGACGCAGATTTCAATATCGACGACTTTGACGCCGTACTGGTTGGAGCGTCGATCCACATGGGCAAACAGCAGAAGGCGGTCCGCAAATTCGCCAAAGCGAACCGCGACGCGCTGGCGACAAAGCTGAACGGCTTCTTTCAAGTCTCGGGATCGTCCGGGGCGGGAACCGAGGAAGGCGCGGCGGAGGCAGCGCGATACGTCGACGAGTTCATCGAAGCCACAGATTGGCATCCAGATCGAATCGGTCTATTCGGCGGCGCACTACGGTTCTCAGAGTACGGCTTCCTGATGCGCGCACTCGTCAAATTCGTCGCCCGAACAGACTCATCGGGAACGAACCCCCTGGCCGACGTCGAGTACACAGACTGGGAGGAGGTCGAGATGTTCGCCGACGAGTTCGCGACGTTCGTCGAGCAACGGTTCGGTGAGACTGCCGAAGCAAGCTAA
- a CDS encoding DUF7542 family protein: MDEGNVVVECRDCTFDESFPNLGRARVALNDHELETGHDVDWQINRVSAGVEQAGADAGIFGISGCANTNSALFDWQRSTDDHE, encoded by the coding sequence ATGGACGAGGGAAACGTCGTGGTTGAGTGTCGTGACTGCACGTTCGACGAATCATTCCCAAATCTCGGTCGTGCACGCGTCGCTCTCAACGACCATGAGCTAGAGACCGGTCACGACGTCGACTGGCAAATTAACCGTGTCTCCGCTGGCGTCGAACAGGCAGGTGCCGATGCTGGCATCTTTGGTATCTCCGGCTGTGCGAATACGAATTCGGCACTTTTCGACTGGCAACGGTCTACCGACGACCACGAATAG
- a CDS encoding PEP/pyruvate-binding domain-containing protein: MSEPSNNGIIRWFHDLDAEDSGVAGGKGANLAALAQAGLPVPQGFVVTTVAYEALVDSPQIRDAIDHLDALDSTETNTLTAVAADLRSLLESRKFDASIETAITDATASFENTASFAVRSSATAEDLPSASFAGQHETFLGVENEAVLNRVRDCMASLFTDRAVAYRAHNEIAHGDVQMAVVVQPMVDAEAAGVLFTTDPATGNRHIASIDASFGLGESIVAGDVTPDHALVNTQTDEVVEYTISTKTIAVELQRDTITGENTRRIEPVGRRPVETGGTRRIELSPDRRESRVLTDDQLRTLVGLGERAERLLGAPQDIEWALVDGQFVLLQSRPITSLFPRPSPLPVDERLHVYISMGHMQAMPEAMPPLVRDIWRTYTGNALSAAGLSNPTVEAGGRVFIDITSFLRHPGLQSGLIERIAAINEPISAGLDEIVSRRSKEFESRGVTIGALPGYVATAGRVALLVGPAIPRIIWNVFGALAGRGPTPDESWDRLGDLFVGEVTDSETTEGRARAVFEAIDIGRILREAYPRISPLFLAFTLGGWLMRTFPDHADDVNAVGRGFERDVVTRINLGLGDLADVARGHPQVAAALRDGASLTDLEKVKGGEAFVEAFDGFLDEFGHRSTGEIDLSRPRWSEDPSMLHAVVQANLTDEEVGDHRERIRHLESEAEAAAVRLESLADYGLLGPLRRRYVRWLIRTYRDTVYLREYPKQAAARAFTVWRTALLDAGELLAAEDRLNRPDDVWYLRRDELFAALDGKDVNVDIAARRREHARDVGVDAPPVLTSEGEAVRGHVDRGTVPEGALVGTGVSSGVVEGVARIIRDPKVTTVERGEILVAPSTDPGWTPLFLNAAGLVSEVGGPVSHGALVAREYGLPAVVSVPEATKQIRTGQRIRIDGTRGTVELLDVQSATTNEVGTEQPEPDSSRVE; encoded by the coding sequence ATGTCTGAGCCATCAAACAACGGTATCATACGGTGGTTCCACGACTTAGACGCCGAAGATAGTGGTGTCGCTGGTGGCAAGGGCGCAAACCTAGCTGCGCTAGCACAGGCTGGCCTCCCCGTCCCACAAGGATTCGTTGTCACGACCGTTGCATACGAGGCGCTCGTCGATTCACCACAGATTCGAGACGCAATCGATCACCTCGATGCACTTGACTCGACCGAGACCAACACACTCACTGCAGTCGCCGCCGACCTTCGGTCGCTCCTCGAGAGTCGTAAATTCGATGCGTCTATTGAGACGGCAATCACCGACGCGACGGCATCGTTCGAGAATACAGCTTCTTTCGCCGTCCGGTCGAGCGCCACAGCTGAGGATCTGCCAAGCGCGTCGTTTGCCGGTCAGCACGAGACGTTCCTTGGCGTTGAAAACGAAGCTGTCCTCAACCGCGTCCGCGATTGCATGGCCAGTCTCTTTACCGACCGAGCGGTCGCCTACCGGGCGCACAACGAAATCGCCCACGGCGATGTGCAAATGGCCGTCGTCGTCCAGCCGATGGTCGACGCTGAGGCCGCTGGCGTCCTCTTCACCACGGACCCCGCAACTGGGAACCGACACATCGCATCGATCGATGCGAGCTTCGGTCTCGGGGAGAGCATCGTTGCCGGGGACGTCACGCCCGACCACGCGCTCGTGAACACCCAGACCGATGAGGTAGTGGAGTACACGATTAGCACGAAGACGATCGCCGTCGAGTTACAAAGAGACACCATTACGGGCGAGAACACACGACGTATCGAACCCGTAGGAAGGCGCCCCGTCGAAACGGGTGGAACCAGGCGGATCGAACTCTCTCCGGATCGACGGGAGTCGCGTGTACTCACCGACGACCAGCTTCGCACGCTCGTCGGACTCGGCGAACGGGCTGAACGGCTCCTCGGGGCACCACAGGATATCGAGTGGGCGCTCGTCGACGGCCAGTTCGTGCTCCTGCAATCGCGTCCTATCACGTCGTTGTTCCCGCGTCCGTCGCCGTTGCCCGTCGACGAGCGCCTCCACGTCTACATCAGTATGGGTCACATGCAAGCGATGCCGGAGGCGATGCCACCGCTTGTCCGAGACATCTGGCGAACCTACACCGGAAACGCGCTCTCTGCCGCCGGCCTCAGTAACCCGACAGTCGAGGCCGGAGGGCGGGTCTTTATCGACATCACCTCGTTCCTACGCCATCCTGGCCTCCAATCTGGGTTAATCGAGCGAATCGCCGCGATAAACGAACCCATCTCTGCCGGTCTCGACGAAATTGTGTCGCGACGATCAAAGGAGTTCGAGTCCCGTGGCGTCACGATCGGCGCGCTCCCGGGATACGTCGCCACGGCCGGGCGAGTGGCCCTACTGGTCGGCCCCGCAATCCCGCGCATCATTTGGAACGTCTTTGGTGCGCTGGCCGGCCGTGGGCCCACCCCCGACGAGTCCTGGGATCGCTTGGGCGACCTGTTTGTCGGAGAGGTCACCGACAGTGAGACCACCGAAGGCCGAGCTCGCGCCGTGTTCGAGGCCATCGATATCGGGCGCATTCTCCGTGAGGCTTACCCACGAATCAGCCCGTTGTTCCTAGCGTTCACACTCGGTGGCTGGCTCATGCGAACGTTCCCCGACCACGCCGACGACGTGAACGCAGTCGGCCGAGGGTTCGAACGCGATGTCGTCACTCGGATCAACCTCGGCCTCGGCGACCTCGCCGACGTCGCCCGAGGCCACCCACAGGTCGCCGCGGCCCTCCGTGATGGTGCCTCCCTCACTGACCTCGAGAAAGTGAAGGGTGGTGAGGCGTTCGTTGAGGCGTTCGACGGTTTCCTCGACGAGTTTGGCCACCGCAGCACCGGCGAGATCGATCTCAGCAGGCCACGTTGGTCCGAAGACCCGTCAATGCTCCACGCCGTTGTCCAGGCGAACTTGACGGATGAGGAGGTGGGCGACCACCGTGAACGTATCCGACATCTCGAGTCCGAAGCGGAAGCGGCCGCTGTGCGTCTTGAATCGCTTGCCGATTACGGCCTTTTGGGGCCGCTCCGCCGCCGCTATGTCCGCTGGCTCATCCGCACGTATCGCGACACGGTCTACCTCCGGGAGTACCCCAAACAGGCCGCCGCCCGAGCGTTCACCGTGTGGCGGACGGCACTGCTGGATGCTGGGGAACTGCTCGCCGCTGAGGATCGACTCAACCGACCGGACGACGTTTGGTATCTCCGCCGAGACGAACTGTTCGCCGCACTTGATGGCAAAGACGTCAACGTCGATATCGCTGCCCGCCGTCGGGAACACGCACGTGATGTCGGCGTGGACGCCCCGCCCGTGTTGACGAGCGAGGGGGAAGCCGTTCGCGGTCACGTGGATCGCGGAACGGTTCCCGAGGGGGCGCTGGTTGGGACTGGCGTCTCATCTGGCGTCGTCGAGGGAGTAGCCCGTATCATCCGTGACCCCAAAGTCACGACGGTGGAACGAGGCGAGATACTCGTAGCGCCCTCGACCGACCCCGGGTGGACACCGTTGTTTCTGAATGCCGCCGGGCTCGTCTCAGAAGTTGGTGGCCCCGTTAGTCACGGTGCGCTTGTCGCTCGAGAATATGGGCTGCCCGCTGTCGTCTCTGTCCCAGAAGCAACAAAGCAGATTCGAACCGGGCAACGTATCCGCATTGACGGCACCCGTGGTACAGTCGAACTACTCGATGTACAGTCGGCGACCACCAACGAGGTGGGCACCGAGCAACCCGAGCCCGATTCCAGTAGAGTTGAGTGA